One Verrucomicrobiia bacterium genomic window carries:
- a CDS encoding response regulator yields MNIVLIEDSEDDAFFFFHALKGTGLPAEVTHLPGGSEAITFLTELSEGKHATPDLIFLDLKLPVYSGFDILQWLKDRSMLGGLRIAILSGSDHPSDLQTAREFGIMDYLVKPLSPDDLRRRIQAAGKAAPPAAALSRTS; encoded by the coding sequence GTGAACATAGTTTTAATCGAGGATTCTGAGGACGACGCGTTTTTCTTCTTTCATGCATTGAAGGGAACGGGGTTGCCTGCAGAGGTGACCCACCTGCCGGGCGGCAGCGAGGCGATTACTTTTCTCACGGAACTCTCTGAAGGCAAGCATGCGACCCCTGATCTCATTTTCCTCGATCTAAAGCTGCCCGTCTATTCCGGCTTCGACATTCTGCAATGGCTGAAGGATCGTTCGATGCTGGGTGGACTGAGGATCGCGATTCTCAGCGGATCGGATCATCCCTCCGACCTGCAAACCGCACGGGAATTTGGAATCATGGATTACCTGGTCAAGCCCCTTTCGCCTGACGATCTGCGGCGGCGCATCCAGGCCGCCGGCAAAGCGGCACCTCCCGCAGCAGCCCTCAGCCGCACGTCGTAA